ctgtactgtcagcaagtgaaaatattgaattgtttgtagcgttcatagattttacgtacgaccaaaattttttggtgttattTTTACAATCTGCTGATAAAATACTGCTTTCAAGttcattaaaagaatctctcattgatctTTTGACAACTAATTTCCTTTTACAtcatttctgtttgtcagtggggcagtgactaAGTTTAAAACGActatgcaaaattctctgctttttcAGCAGCTTTCTAatttgtttgttgtaccaaggtgcaccctttccctcccctatatatTTGCTAGGAGCAATACACATGTGGTgggcaatacctttaaattctgacCAAATATGATCAATATATTTGTGTCTCGCAGTGAATGATtgcagctgactatgaagatattcattaatgacacttttatttgctttcccaaacaataaAACTCTACTTTGTTCCTTCGTTTTTTTTTGCAACTTTCACTGCCATAAGCCACAACGACATAATGGTCgcaaataccttcttctagattaacttaggGTCTGTAGATGAAGCATTCATTTTGTCTCATATACTGCAGGCTTCTCAGCTGCTTTGCATCGCACCCACAAGAACATGAGGTAAGAatgggtgtggtgtgtgtgtgtgtgtgtgtgtgtgtgtgtgttgtgtgtgtgtgtgtgtgcgtgtgagtgactGCATTTGTGCATGTGTATCTGAGTGTGTGCTGATTGCATGTGTGCTTGCTTGTTAACTCTGCAGACACCTTTATCTGTGTATGTGCACCCCCTCATGTGCatgtgccaccaaatgtgtttgtgTGTAGGGGCCGGGGAATCGAGTTAGTGTCATAGCTATACCTGAAATATTTCGTCTAAAAGCGTTACTGAGAAATTTTAGCTTTCTCTGTTTGAAGTGGCTGTGCCAGTAAATTTTCTAGTAAACAgactcaaaattttatttaaatacagaaataagtGATTTTTTTCGTTGCATTTGCTAGTGTTTGGATGATATGCTCAGTATAGAGGAAATGTAGAGTCCGCATGAATCATCTCTTTCAGTGAAGTGCAATCACTGATTAACAGTAGCATCCTGAGCTCATAGGAATTCACaaccaggaatcaatgtgggaaaaGGTATATTGTCTGAATTTGCGGAGTGATGGAATGTAAGACTTTCTTATGGTGAGTTAGTGAAGCTTTGTGAGGATGATGCAGTTGTGTATCTGTACTTCAATGGAGAGACACTTTTCCACTATTCTGTAATATATGATAGAGGGGGAAATTTTGAAGATTCATTACTTTTCAGTGTTCTTTTTATCGTTCTAGTTTACCTCATAACAGTGTATATGTGGAGAAAAATACGAGAACTTGTCTGTTTCTTGCAGGACCCTTCCTCCAGAGATGAACAGGAAGGTGCTGCTCCAGGCAGGTAGACAGGGGTCAGTGGAGGAAGTGCAGGTGCCGCTTTGGGCTTGTGCTGATGTGGGGCAGAGACCATGGACCACGTGGACCGCTCTGCACTATGCAGCGATGCAGGGACACACGGGTATGGTGAGGTGTCTGATCGGGAATGGGGCAGAAGTGGATGCCAGGAGCGACGCGGGGCACACGCCTCTACATTTGGCTGCCTGGAAAGGCCATGCGGCAGTGGTGCGGCTGCTGGCGGCGGCCTCCGCCGACGTCGATGCCAGGGACCAGTGGGGTAGGACGCCGCTGCACTGGGCGGCACCCTACGGTCACACAGAGGCGGCGAAGGCGCTGCTGGAGGCAGGGGCCGATAGGGACGCCACGGAGGACGCAGGGAATACCGCGCTCGACTTGGCAAGAGTGAACAAGCGACAATGGATGGTAGAAATCCTATCTAGCATTCCAACAAACGATTGTGATGTGTACTAAATAAAGCAAGCGTTAATACATGATTTCTCCTTCTCTTTAAAATAAACCATACAAAATGTTAAATCAGCAGTCATTCTTTGTAACTGTATTTTCGATCTACATCTAACTACTCCACTAACATCAGAAGAAGAGACTGaaggaggtggtgcagtggttagcacactggactcgcattcaggaggacgatggttcagtcccacatccggccatcctgatttagattttctgcgatttccctaaaccacttcaggcaaattctgggatggttccattgaaagggcacggctgactagcTTCCTCATATGATAAGACCAATGATTTCGCtggttggtctcttcccccaaatgaaCCCAACCCAACTCAGACAAGACTAACAATGTAAGATATTTACAAAGTAATGCAAGTCGTCAGAAGAAAGAATCCATTCTCGAAAAAACAAGAGAATCCGAAAAATACACCAGGTCTCTACAATACATAATTACTGAAAAGTACTTGGTAGGAGTAGCATAGGTGCTAAGCGAAACTGCTGTaaatttcacaatatacataatacTGCCATGTAATCAGTATGCTTAGAAATGAATTTTCCTGTTTTTCTACTGGGCAGATAGTCCAATAATTTGTGCCCATAGTTACAATGTCATATTATTAGAAGTACTCACACTACATTAATTCAGATGCCAGGCGGAATTTATTGGTGTGTCTGCAGTGCAAATAAACACGTCAAAAAATTAATGCATCACCTCATTTCCAAGAGTTTAGGAACTTGTAAAacatttggaatagagatcaaaataaacatcatttccacccattttattgctcacgaaaacgacacattgcatgttgtaccaccatagagcgagaccttcggaggtggtggtccacactgcTGTAATTCCcagaacctctaatacccagtcaCAAGtcccctcttgcattgatgaatgcgtATATCCtgatgtcccactcctcaaaggcgattcattGTAGATCCTTTAGAGTGGTTGGTGAGTTACGTCGTCCaagaacagccctttccaatctgtcccaggcatgttcactaagattcatgactgaagaccattgctggccactctagtagagcgatgtcgttatcctgaaggaagttgttcacaagatgtgcacgatgggatcgCAAATttcagtccatgaagacgaatgactcgtctACATCCTGCTAATATGAATGCACTATGGGTtggggatggcattcacatatcatacagctgtTACCGCGCCTTCCAAGACCACCTGTGGCTTgtacctcggccccacataatgccaccccaaaacggcagggtacctccaccttgctgcactttacTAGACAGCCTGGccaggttgcttccaaacacgtctctgacgattgcctggttgatggcatatgcgacactcttcggtgaaaagaacctacgtctacatctacatccatactccgcaagccacctgacgatgtgtggcggagggtaccttgagtacctgtatcggttctcgcttctgttccagtctcatattgtttgtggaagGAAAGATGGCGTATGCTTgtatgtgagctctaatctctctaatttcatcctcatggtctctacgcaagatatacgtaggagggagcaatatactgcttgactcttcgatgaaggtatgttctcgaaacatcaacaaaaggctGTAccaagctactaagcgtctctcttgcggagttttccactggagtttagctatcatatctgtaacgctttcacaattattaaatgatcctgtaacgaagcacgctgctctctgttgaatcttctctatctcttctatcaagcagtattcaagcagtgggcgaacaagtgtactgttacctacgtcctttgttttcggactacatttctttaggattcttccaatgaatctgtgtggcatctgctttaccgaagattaattttatatggctattccattttaaatgactcatactgcctgctcccagataatttatggaattaactgcttccagttgctgacctgctatattgtagctaaatgataaaggatctttctttctatgtattcgctgcaaattaaacttgtctatattgagattcaattgccattccctgcactatgcctcaattcgttgcagaccttcctgcatttcggtacaattttccattattacaatctcttgatatactacagcaccatcggcaaaaagcctcagtgaacttcccatgttatcCACACATTCATTtctatacattgtgaatagcagtggtgcaacgacactcccctgtggcacacctgaaatcactcttacttcagaagacttctctccattgagaatcacatgatgcattctgttatctaggaactcttcaatataatcacacaattggtctgatagtccatatgctcttacttcgttcattaaacgactgtgtggaactgtatcagacgccttgcggaagtcaagaaacacggcatctatctgggaacctgtgtctatggccctctgagtctcgtgggcgaatagcgcgagctgcctttcacacgatcgtctttttcgaaacccttgctgattcctacacagtacatttctattctccagaagagtcattatactcaaacatagtaatgttccaaaattctacaactgatcgacgttagagatataggtctatagttctgcacatctgttcgacgtcccttcttgaaaacggggatgacctgtgcccttttccaaccctttggaacgcttcgctcttctagagacctacggtacaccgctgtaagaaggggggaaagttccttcgcgtactctgtgtaaaatcgaactggtattccatcacgcccggcggcctttcctcttttgagctattttaattgtttttctatccctctgtcatctatttcgttatctaccattttgtcatctgtgcaacaatctagagaaagaactacagtgcagtcttcctctgtgaaacagctttggaaaatgacatttagtactttggcctttagtctgtcatcctctgtttcagtaccattttggtcacagactgtctggacattttgttttgatccacctaccgctttgacataaggccaaaatttcttaggattatctgccaagtcagtacatagaactttcctttcgaattcatagaacgcctctcgcacagccctcctcacactacatttcgctttgcgtaatttttgtttaccTGCATGGTTTTggcaatgtttatgtttgctgtgaagttccctttgcttccgtaacagttttctaacttggttgttgtactacggtggctcttttccatctcttacgatctttcttagcacatactcatctaatgcatattgtacgatggttttgaactttctccactgatcctcaacactatctttaCTCGAGATAAATCTACATTTTGTCAGTTTTTCTGAACACAAAAATGTGTCTACCTTTttcaatattaataaatgaaaagcaccagtttgctttcttaattttatttacggctgaaatcatcgattcagtaacactttatgatcgctgatcccctgttctgcgttaactgtttcaaatagttctagTCTGTTtgacaccagaaggtctaatacgttatcgccacgagtcggttctctgtttaacagctgaaggtagttttcagatgatgCACTTTGaaaaatttcactcgattctttgtcctaCCACCCGTtacaaacgtttgagtctcccagtctatgtccggtaaattaaaatctccacccagaactataacatgttcgggcaatctactagaaatattttccaaattttccttcagctgTTCTGCCACACCAGCTGCTGAGCTAGGGGACCTATAAAgaaatccaattaccatgtctgagcctgttttaatcgtaaccttcacccaaattatttcacatttcggatgtccgtcaatttccttcgataactGACGCCAATgcagagtggtccattcggcatgtttttgggcccatctgtatctgtATGGTGTTGTGGCTGCAGAGATGGACCCCGTCatcgatgtcgggagtgaagttgcgtatcatgcagcctattgcgcacatcaTGTGGCTACAtgtaaagcattgttcaacatggtagtGTTGCTGTCATggcttctccgagccataatccgttggtagcggtcatccagtgcagcGTGTTGTATATCCGCAATTTCTTTTCTATCATTAATTTCCAAACGAAGTATATTGTTAACATCTTTAACGTTCTGAATGGTGCTGTACGTCTCCAATCCAATCAGAGCAATACTGCACATCCTGTAATACAGACGATCGTTATTTTAAAGTCAGCTTATATGATATTTTCACTGAACCTCAGCTGACGCATGGATGTTTAATACAGATCCTTATATATCCATCTTGGTGAACGGTAGCGGGGACATGATTCACAGCTTCCCACACAGGCGAGTATCAATGCCTTTGTATCGATGGATATCGTAAAGCAAACGTCTTCTGCCTGTGAAGTACCGTTGCAATTCTTCTGAGGGCTGCACCTCTCCAAAGTAGTATAAGTAGACATTATTTCTAATTTCTTAGCATACGCCACCCACATGCTTCCTGATCCCTGGTAATATCTACATTCACATTTCCACATTATCTTAAATTCCACATAGTCTTTGGTAAACTATACCGCATAAACTCACCACAGAATCTAGGAATCCCGAAGTTTTTCTTAGAAACGTCAGA
This Schistocerca gregaria isolate iqSchGreg1 chromosome 11, iqSchGreg1.2, whole genome shotgun sequence DNA region includes the following protein-coding sequences:
- the LOC126294953 gene encoding ankyrin repeat domain-containing protein 65-like, translating into MFCRTSIWLICILMAVVIATDFSDPDYNTTEYDPEVTVDHLKTDELQSPPTAPAQEATDTAAVDLEPATETSVAATPESRLAASTLPRSDHGDHSRTPIATAPTTTAHTTPPTGDSTVSLLRTLPPEMNRKVLLQAGRQGSVEEVQVPLWACADVGQRPWTTWTALHYAAMQGHTGMVRCLIGNGAEVDARSDAGHTPLHLAAWKGHAAVVRLLAAASADVDARDQWGRTPLHWAAPYGHTEAAKALLEAGADRDATEDAGNTALDLARVNKRQWMVEILSSIPTNDCDVY